The Paeniglutamicibacter sulfureus genome includes a region encoding these proteins:
- a CDS encoding sensor histidine kinase, translating to MKLRVLGILSVLVLLLVLLVSNVILSSAGREVTQQLQINRAASLNRIAQLAYDAANDGDSTVLRRDMETYSGLYSEGLVVRLQTGTLASGGLDPERPDVREALGRASLNLADTTLDPVRPFGTGNEVISRSFGSASQVLGEVVMEVNLDAARDKLRYRWLVTAIAAIALAAVLLLLAGRVTGWVLRPVQRLGAAVREFKDTGHTPPLPEAGPPELRELSRSFTDMATTLGELIDSQRQLIADTSHHLRNPIGALRLRVDLLLLELRNEKERAAGAGVLAELERVEEILDSVLRLAVAEHRVIEDSAGASPEVSEGPGSGSVNAFVVLAEEVDRARPAALAAGSDLVLTTQEDPGAELACSRIELAQMLGELLNNAIKYAPGAQITASVRTRGSATLIEIADTGPGLEPEQLAAATTRFWRAPEHSSIRGTGMGMTIVDRLATANGGRLVLAPNEPNGLRARIEFDAAPTLPGQGEAS from the coding sequence GTGAAGCTGCGCGTCCTGGGCATCCTGAGCGTGCTGGTGCTGCTGCTGGTACTGCTCGTGTCCAACGTGATCCTCTCCTCCGCGGGACGCGAGGTGACCCAACAGCTGCAAATCAACCGTGCTGCCTCGCTGAACCGGATCGCCCAGCTCGCCTACGATGCGGCCAACGACGGGGACAGCACGGTGCTGCGGCGGGACATGGAAACCTACTCCGGCCTCTACTCCGAGGGCCTGGTGGTGCGCCTGCAAACCGGCACGCTGGCCTCCGGAGGGCTGGACCCCGAGCGCCCGGACGTGCGCGAGGCCCTGGGGCGGGCCTCGCTGAACCTCGCCGACACCACGCTGGACCCCGTCAGGCCCTTCGGCACCGGCAACGAGGTCATCTCCCGGTCCTTCGGCAGCGCCAGCCAGGTCCTGGGCGAGGTAGTCATGGAGGTCAACCTCGATGCCGCCCGGGATAAGCTGCGCTACCGCTGGCTGGTCACCGCCATTGCCGCCATCGCGCTGGCAGCGGTGTTGCTGCTGCTGGCGGGCAGGGTCACCGGCTGGGTGTTGCGCCCCGTGCAGCGCCTCGGCGCCGCGGTGCGTGAATTCAAGGACACCGGCCACACGCCGCCACTGCCCGAGGCCGGCCCCCCGGAGCTGCGCGAGCTCTCCCGGTCCTTCACCGACATGGCCACGACACTGGGTGAGCTCATCGATTCCCAGCGCCAACTCATTGCCGACACCTCCCACCACCTGCGCAACCCGATCGGGGCGCTGCGCCTGCGCGTGGACTTGCTGCTGCTGGAATTGCGGAATGAAAAGGAGCGTGCCGCCGGGGCCGGGGTGCTGGCGGAGCTCGAACGGGTCGAGGAAATCCTGGATTCGGTGCTCAGGCTGGCGGTGGCCGAACACCGGGTGATCGAGGATTCGGCCGGCGCCTCCCCCGAGGTCTCCGAGGGCCCCGGCTCCGGGAGCGTCAACGCCTTCGTGGTGCTGGCCGAAGAAGTGGACCGCGCCCGGCCCGCCGCCCTGGCGGCGGGATCCGACCTGGTACTGACCACTCAGGAGGATCCCGGCGCGGAGCTCGCCTGCAGCCGGATCGAACTGGCGCAGATGCTCGGCGAGCTGCTGAACAACGCCATCAAGTACGCGCCTGGGGCGCAGATCACCGCCTCGGTGCGGACCCGGGGTTCGGCCACGCTCATCGAGATCGCCGATACGGGCCCGGGCCTGGAGCCCGAACAGCTGGCCGCCGCCACCACCCGCTTCTGGCGCGCCCCCGAACACTCCTCGATCCGCGGCACCGGCATGGGCATGACCATCGTTGACAGGCTGGCCACCGCAAACGGCGGTCGCCTGGTGCTGGCGCCCAACGAACCGAACGGCCTGCGCGCCCGCATCGAATTCGACGCGGCACCCACCCTCCCCGGGCAGGGGGAAGCCTCATGA
- a CDS encoding TAXI family TRAP transporter solute-binding subunit: MNANPASGLHPSRRSVLRAAFTAGSISLLAPALASCVSGPRRETIVVAGGEPGGFYLEFATLLAASLQRHQVARTATVNPTGGSLDNVAQLLSGEATLAVALADAASLEGGPQGKHPGQIAALGKVYQNYVHAVVRRDGSITSLDDLAGRTVAVGMPGSGTSLITPRLFEVAGLKSAPAGTSAAGRDVIVKALGLNDGVAALAAGEVDALFWSGGVPTAAIAQAHTGSAFALLDLSSLLPGLRERYGAFYDKVLIPGDSYPGIDAVWTVGVANLLLCRTDLDAETVRQTVDLLVGHADELIPRSSVGVQFLSPDSLINTADVPLHPAAAQAYRELHG, from the coding sequence ATGAACGCAAACCCCGCTAGCGGCCTCCATCCGTCGCGGCGCAGCGTGCTGCGCGCGGCCTTCACGGCCGGGTCGATCTCCCTGCTGGCCCCGGCACTCGCCTCCTGCGTCTCCGGACCGCGCCGCGAAACCATAGTCGTCGCCGGCGGGGAACCCGGCGGCTTCTACCTGGAATTCGCCACGCTGCTGGCGGCCTCCCTGCAACGGCACCAGGTGGCCCGCACCGCCACGGTCAACCCCACCGGCGGCAGCCTGGACAACGTCGCGCAGCTGCTCTCCGGCGAGGCGACCCTGGCCGTCGCGCTGGCCGACGCCGCCTCGCTCGAGGGTGGCCCGCAAGGCAAGCACCCCGGGCAGATCGCGGCGCTGGGCAAGGTCTACCAGAACTACGTCCACGCCGTGGTGCGCCGGGACGGATCCATCACCTCGCTCGATGACCTGGCCGGGCGCACCGTGGCGGTGGGCATGCCGGGCTCCGGCACCTCCTTGATCACCCCGCGCCTCTTCGAGGTCGCCGGCCTGAAATCCGCCCCCGCCGGGACATCGGCCGCGGGCCGGGACGTCATCGTGAAGGCCCTGGGACTCAACGACGGGGTCGCCGCCCTGGCCGCCGGAGAGGTCGACGCGCTCTTCTGGTCCGGCGGGGTGCCCACCGCCGCCATCGCCCAGGCCCACACCGGATCCGCGTTCGCCCTGCTTGACCTCTCCTCCCTGCTCCCCGGACTGCGGGAGAGGTATGGGGCCTTCTACGACAAGGTGCTGATCCCCGGCGACAGCTATCCGGGCATCGACGCGGTGTGGACGGTCGGGGTGGCCAACCTGCTGCTCTGCCGCACGGACCTGGACGCCGAGACGGTGCGGCAAACCGTGGACCTGCTGGTGGGGCATGCCGATGAGCTGATTCCGCGCTCGAGCGTCGGGGTACAGTTCCTGAGCCCCGATTCGCTGATCAACACCGCCGACGTGCCGCTGCACCCTGCAGCCGCCCAGGCCTACCGGGAGCTTCACGGGTAG
- a CDS encoding sugar porter family MFS transporter, whose protein sequence is MSEAKRVITPNRNDGRVTTRLVAMAAVAALGGFLFGYDSAIINGTVDAVREQFGLGSGLLGFTVSCALLGAALGAWYAGVCSQRFGRIRTMLVASALLSISALGCGFAFGVWDLIWWRFVGGIGVGFASVIAPAYIAEIAPSKARGRLATLQQLSLVSGIFLAFLLSAMIAWLAGGAAQSAWLGLEAWRWMFLTLLVPALVYGILASRLPESPRYLVEKGDDEGARRVLIDVVGMEAGEATENKIAEIKATVNVERRQRFADLFGGKFGFKTLVWIGILLSVFQQLVGINVIFYYSTTMWRSVGFQESDSFMISVITSVTNIVATIVAISLVDVVGRKLLLLVGSAMMTLSLGTMAVAFAQAVTVNGELSLPGSWGMIALVAANLFVVGFGASWGPVVWVLLGEMFPNNIRALALGLGAAAQWIANFVVSTTFPTLAEAGLQLAYGIYAGFALLSFLFVWRLVRETNGRQLEHMTL, encoded by the coding sequence ATGTCTGAGGCAAAGCGGGTTATCACGCCGAACAGGAATGACGGGCGAGTCACGACCAGGCTCGTCGCCATGGCCGCTGTTGCCGCCTTAGGTGGCTTCCTCTTTGGCTACGACAGCGCGATCATCAACGGAACCGTTGATGCGGTGCGCGAGCAGTTCGGACTCGGCTCCGGCCTGCTGGGCTTCACCGTGTCCTGCGCCCTGCTGGGCGCGGCACTGGGTGCCTGGTATGCAGGAGTTTGCTCGCAACGCTTTGGCCGGATCCGCACGATGCTCGTTGCCAGTGCGTTGCTTTCGATCAGCGCACTGGGCTGCGGGTTCGCCTTTGGCGTGTGGGACTTGATCTGGTGGCGCTTCGTCGGCGGCATCGGCGTGGGCTTTGCCTCGGTGATCGCCCCGGCGTACATTGCCGAAATTGCACCCTCGAAGGCGCGTGGCCGACTGGCCACGCTGCAGCAGCTCTCACTGGTCAGCGGAATTTTCCTGGCGTTTCTGCTCTCGGCCATGATCGCGTGGCTGGCCGGGGGCGCCGCCCAGAGCGCGTGGCTGGGCCTGGAGGCCTGGCGCTGGATGTTCCTCACCCTGCTGGTGCCGGCCCTCGTCTACGGGATCCTTGCCTCTCGGTTGCCCGAGTCTCCGCGCTACCTCGTGGAAAAAGGCGACGACGAGGGCGCTCGACGGGTGCTCATCGACGTGGTGGGCATGGAAGCCGGAGAGGCGACGGAGAACAAGATCGCCGAGATCAAGGCGACCGTGAACGTGGAACGACGCCAACGCTTCGCGGACCTGTTTGGCGGCAAGTTCGGGTTCAAGACACTGGTCTGGATCGGCATCCTGCTCTCGGTCTTCCAGCAGCTCGTGGGAATCAACGTGATCTTCTACTACTCGACCACGATGTGGAGGTCCGTCGGGTTCCAGGAATCCGACTCGTTCATGATCTCCGTGATCACCTCGGTCACCAACATCGTGGCAACCATCGTGGCGATCTCGCTGGTGGATGTGGTGGGACGCAAGCTGCTGCTGCTGGTCGGCTCGGCCATGATGACCCTGTCGCTGGGCACCATGGCCGTGGCCTTCGCCCAGGCTGTCACCGTCAACGGGGAGCTCAGCCTCCCGGGTTCCTGGGGCATGATCGCGCTGGTGGCAGCAAACCTGTTCGTCGTGGGCTTCGGCGCCAGCTGGGGACCGGTGGTGTGGGTGCTGCTGGGGGAGATGTTCCCCAACAACATCCGGGCGCTGGCCCTGGGACTTGGTGCCGCCGCCCAGTGGATCGCGAACTTCGTGGTCAGCACGACCTTCCCGACCCTCGCGGAGGCGGGCCTGCAGCTTGCCTACGGCATCTACGCAGGCTTCGCGCTGCTCTCGTTCCTCTTTGTCTGGCGCCTGGTGCGCGAGACCAACGGGCGCCAGTTGGAGCACATGACGCTCTGA
- a CDS encoding ROK family transcriptional regulator — protein sequence MITAAASGTSARPLPQTLATATDRRFLQHLLEHGPSSRTAIAASTGLSRPTASEAATRLSETGLLRTIETPPAKKRGRIPEIYDLDPAYGHTLSLTAAAGRTRVQTHDLRGTLLYDAALDLPDSMTRGELERTLRDLVTAAVDATGSPCLAATASQGNPVDPATQRPVVLPASAFPEGRVDVSALLREVCSGPVRLDNDVNWATLAEQRIGVARGIDELLLVYLGPGIGAGLVMSGTVQRGRHGMVGELSYLRSGGRTLISQLLEHSRAAPGSDRLDVPACLSLFATTPAADNARLFVEAIAQQIGNIAAITDPQALVLSGPIAEGSTFTQMFLEALQPLLLDADLEVLASALGEDAPLIGASLAARDMAEAHFWSSYRS from the coding sequence ATGATCACAGCAGCCGCCTCCGGAACCTCCGCCAGGCCCCTGCCGCAGACGCTGGCAACCGCCACCGACCGACGCTTCCTGCAACACCTGCTCGAGCATGGCCCCAGCTCACGCACTGCCATCGCCGCTTCCACCGGACTCTCGCGACCCACCGCCTCGGAGGCCGCCACGCGCTTGTCGGAGACCGGTCTACTGAGAACCATCGAGACTCCCCCGGCCAAGAAGCGAGGTCGAATACCGGAGATCTACGACCTGGATCCCGCCTACGGCCACACACTCTCGCTCACGGCGGCAGCAGGGCGGACCCGGGTTCAAACCCACGACCTTCGTGGCACATTGCTGTATGACGCCGCCCTGGACCTGCCCGATTCCATGACCCGGGGCGAGCTGGAGAGGACCCTGCGCGACCTTGTCACCGCCGCGGTCGATGCCACCGGTTCCCCCTGCCTGGCGGCAACCGCATCACAGGGCAACCCCGTGGATCCGGCCACCCAGCGTCCGGTGGTCCTGCCGGCTTCCGCATTCCCGGAAGGGCGCGTTGACGTGAGCGCGCTCCTTCGCGAGGTGTGCAGTGGACCGGTGCGCCTGGACAACGACGTCAACTGGGCAACCCTGGCCGAACAGCGCATAGGTGTCGCCCGCGGGATCGATGAGCTACTCCTGGTTTACCTGGGACCGGGCATAGGCGCCGGACTGGTCATGTCAGGAACCGTCCAGCGCGGCCGACACGGCATGGTCGGCGAACTGAGTTACCTGCGCTCGGGCGGACGAACGCTGATCAGCCAGCTGCTGGAACACTCACGTGCGGCTCCCGGAAGCGACCGGCTCGACGTCCCCGCATGCTTGTCGCTTTTTGCAACCACCCCGGCCGCGGATAACGCCCGGCTTTTTGTCGAGGCCATTGCCCAGCAAATCGGCAACATTGCGGCCATCACCGATCCACAGGCACTGGTGCTTAGCGGCCCGATCGCCGAAGGCTCCACCTTCACACAAATGTTCCTCGAGGCCCTGCAGCCGCTGCTGCTTGATGCAGACCTCGAGGTGTTGGCCAGCGCCCTGGGCGAGGATGCCCCCCTGATCGGGGCCAGCCTGGCCGCACGGGACATGGCCGAAGCCCACTTCTGGAGCAGCTACCGCTCCTGA
- a CDS encoding helix-turn-helix domain-containing protein — translation MYQIEEADSFAAWRRLISSTFVPLEAEQVRPGPFTGRIGGRQLHDVGIMRLDADAQTVFRSPALISRGGIGHYKLSLQLSGHGLLLQDGREALLSPGDVAIYDTQRPYTLNFDDSFQTLVLMFPQHLLGLAADDVAELTAVSMGKGNRLAEAVAPFVASIASQLPELKSPIGHRLAMNIVDLLSTLLADEIYSRPESSTDNHAKVLRRIQYHIEANLADPTLGPEAIAAAHHIATRTLHKIFSASSLTVAGWIRVRRLESCRRDLADPLCAHVPIGEIGARWGLVDAAHFSRIFRASFGQSPSQYRSNPAPVR, via the coding sequence ATGTACCAGATCGAGGAAGCGGATTCCTTTGCCGCCTGGCGGCGGCTGATCTCCTCGACCTTCGTGCCGCTCGAGGCGGAACAGGTACGCCCCGGCCCGTTCACCGGACGCATCGGCGGGCGCCAGTTACACGACGTCGGGATCATGCGCCTTGATGCCGACGCGCAGACGGTGTTTCGTTCGCCGGCCCTGATTTCCCGCGGCGGCATCGGCCACTACAAGTTGAGCCTGCAGCTCTCCGGCCACGGACTGCTGCTGCAGGACGGCCGGGAAGCACTACTCTCCCCCGGGGATGTGGCCATTTATGACACCCAGCGCCCCTACACACTGAACTTCGATGACTCCTTTCAGACCCTGGTGCTCATGTTCCCGCAGCATCTGCTGGGCCTTGCCGCCGACGACGTCGCAGAACTCACCGCGGTTTCCATGGGCAAGGGCAACCGACTGGCCGAGGCAGTTGCCCCGTTCGTGGCGTCCATCGCCTCCCAGCTGCCGGAACTCAAGAGCCCCATCGGGCACCGGCTGGCGATGAATATCGTCGACTTGCTTTCCACGCTGTTGGCCGACGAGATCTATTCGCGCCCCGAGTCCAGCACCGACAACCATGCCAAGGTGCTGCGGCGCATCCAGTACCACATCGAGGCGAACCTGGCGGATCCGACGCTGGGGCCCGAGGCGATCGCCGCCGCCCACCACATTGCCACGCGCACGCTGCACAAGATCTTCTCCGCCTCCTCCCTGACGGTTGCCGGGTGGATCCGCGTGCGCAGGCTAGAGTCCTGCAGACGCGACCTGGCCGACCCGCTCTGCGCGCACGTTCCCATTGGCGAGATCGGCGCCCGCTGGGGGCTGGTCGATGCCGCGCACTTCAGCCGCATCTTCCGCGCCTCCTTCGGCCAATCCCCCAGCCAATACCGCTCCAACCCGGCGCCCGTGCGCTAG